A stretch of DNA from Fusobacterium mortiferum ATCC 9817:
AGATAGATTTGTTATTCTAACTGGAGGGACAGGGCTTTATATTAATTCTATCACTGAAGGGTTATCTGACTTACCAGCTTCAGATACAAAGATGAGAGAAGAATTTATGCAAAAAAGTTCTGAAGAACTCTATGAAGAGTTGAAAAAAGTAGACCCAGAAGGAGCAGAGGAGATACACCCAAATAATAAAAAAAGAGTAGAGAGAGCTTTAGAAGTTTACAAGCTTACAGGAGAAAAATTTTCTATTCTTTCTAAAAAAAATATAAAAAATAATAGTTATGATTTCTTAAAAATTGCTCTGGAGAGAGGGAGAGAAAATCTCTATGAGAGAATAAATATGAGAGTAGATATTATGATAGAACAAGGGTTAGAAGAGGAAGTAAGAGAGCTCTATAATAAATATGGAGAGATTTTGAGAAAGATAAATATAATAGGATACTCAGAATTTATAGATTATTTTAAAGGAGAGATAACTTATGAAGAGGCAGTAGATAAGATAAAACAAAACTCTAGAAGATATGCCAAAAGACAGTTTACTTGGTTTAAAAATGACCACACATATATCTGGTATAACCTTGATGAATTATCTGAAAATGAGATAATAGAGGATGTAGTGAAAAAATTAAATATAGAAATTGAGTAATTAAATTCTTGATAAAAATATATGGATATGGTATTATTTATAGTGATAAGGAATGGTGTATATTATAATGAAAAAAATTTTTATTTTGATGATTCTTGGGATTTTTTTAACAAGTTGTTCTAATATTGGAAAAAGAGAGGAAATTACTTTAAAGGAAAAAGAAAATCTAATAGTTTTAATAGAGGATATAAAAAATAATCTTCAAAAAGGAGAGACTGAACTTTTAGAAAAAACTCTTATTCCCAGTATAAGAAATAATTTTGTAAAAGATGAGATACAAAATATAAATTTTTCAAAGGTTAATATATTTAATTCAAAACCCAAGTTTTTAGGTGAAAGAGCTACAAATATAGTTGGATTTAATATACATAGTTCAACAATATATTATGAGGTAGAATATCAATTAAAAAATGAGGAGTGGAAAATAGTAAAGTTTAAAGAGAGAAGGAGATAATAATGAAGCCAAATGAGGTAAAAATTACTGTACCTTCTTCTTTAGAAAATTTATCTTTAATAAGAGCCATGGTAAAAATATACTTAGAGTTACATCAAGTAAGTCAAAGGGATGTATTTCAACTTTTATCAGTGGTAGATGAACTTTCAACAAATGTAGTTGAACATGGTTATGAATATAAACCTGGAGATATCATTTTAGAAATTCAGAAATCGAATGATATTATTCGACTAGTAGTAGAGGATAATGGAGTTGGATTTGATGAAGAGAAATTGAGTAAAGAAGAGGGTGGAATGGGTCTTTTTATAGCAAGAGCCATTGCGGATGATTTTAAAATTGAAAAAAAACTAAATGGAACACTATTTAGAGTAGAGAAAAAAGTTAAGGAGGCAGAGTAAGAAATGGTAAACAATTTCGAAATACTTGAAAAAAACTTAGGGGAGATTAAAGAATTAAAAGTTGTAGGGGAATTAGATGCATTAGTAGCACCAAAATTAAAAGAAAGAATTACAAAATTAGTAGAGGGAGATTCTACAAAATTTATAATTGACTTTGAAGAAGTTACTCACATTAATAGCTTAGCTATGGGAATTTTAAGAGGAAAATTGAAAGTAGTAAAAGAAATGGGTGGAGATATAAAATTAATAAAATTAAATGAACATATTAAAACTATTTTTGAAATGATAGGATTAGATGAAATATTCGAAATATATGAAACAGAAGATGAGGCAGTAGCTAATTTTAAATAAAATGTAGAAAGGAAATAATTATGAGCACAGTATTAGGTATAGGTTTGATAATAATCGGACTGGGAATAGTATTTGCTATACTATATAAAAAGTCTGTTATAGATAAAAAAATAAATGAACTTAACGATTTAGAAGATGAAGTAACTAAATCAAAAATAAAAGCAAAAGAAATAATAGAAAATGCAGAAAAAGATGCACAAGCTAAAGGAAAAGAGATAGAATTAAAAGCAAAAGAACATGCATATTCTATCAAAGAAGAAGCAGAAAAAGAGATAAAAAATGCTAAAAACGAACTTTTACAAAAGGAAGCTAGACTTACAAAAAAAGAAGAGACTCTTGATAATAAAATAGAAAAGTTAGAGTTAAAAAGTCAAGAGTTGGAAAAAACAACAGAAGAGTTAGAAGCTAAAAAAGAAGAGATAGAAGCTATAAAATTAAAGCAAGAAGATGAACTTGAAAGAATTTCAGGATTATCTAAAACAGAAGCTAAAGAGATTCTAATAGCTAAATTAAGAGATGATCTAACACATGAAACTGCTGTTGCAATTAGAGAGTTTGAAAATAAATTAGAAGATGAAAAAGATAGAATTTCAAGAAGAATATTATCAACAGCAATAGGAAAGGCATCAGCTGAATATGTAGTAGATGCTACTGTATCTGTTGTAAATCTACCAAATGATGAGATGAAAGGTAGAATAATAGGAAGAGAAGGAAGAAATATTAGAGCTATTGAGGCACTTACAGGAGTAGATATAATAATAGATGATACTCCAGAAGCAGTAGTACTTTCAAGTTTTGATGGAGTAAAGAGAGAGATAGCTAGACTTGCTATTGAAAAATTAATTACTGATGGAAGAATTCATCCAGGTAAGATAGAAGAAGTTGTAAATAAAGCTAGAAAAGAGATAGAAAAAGAGATAGTAGATGCTGGAGAAGGAGCTTTAATAGAATTAGGAATTCCAGGAATGCATCCAGAGATCATTAGAACATTAGGAAGATTAAAATATAGAACAAGTTATGGACAAAATGTTTTAACTCACTCAATAGAAGTAGCTAAATTAGCTGCTAATTTAGCAGCTGAAATAGGTGCGGATACTGAGCTTGCTAAGAGAGCAGGTCTTTTACATGATGTTGGAAAGGTGTTGGAAAGTGATATAGAAGCTTCACATGCTCTCATAGGAGGAGAATTTTTAAAGAAATTTGGAGAAAAACAAGATGTTTTAAATGCTGTAATGGCGCATCATAATGAAGTAGAATTTGAAACAGTTGAAGCTATAATTGTTCAAGCAGCAGATGCTGTATCAGCTTCAAGACCAGGGGCAAGAAGAGAAACATTAACAGCTTACTTAAAGAGATTAGAAAGTCTTGAAGAGATAGCAAATTCATTCTCTGGAGTAGAATCTTCATTTGCAATTCAAGCAGGAAGAGAACTTAGAATAATAGTAAATCCAGAAGCTATGTCAGATGATGAAGCTACTAAGATGGCAAGAGATGTTGCTAAGAAAATAGAGGAATCTATGCAATATCCAGGACAAATTAAAGTTACAATAGTTAGAGAAACAAGAGCTGTAGATTATGCTAAATAAAAAAAGGGAGCGAAAGCTCCCTTTTAATTTTATCCTCCTATTATCATTCGGCTATTCTTTTTGAAAATCAATTTAATAATTTTAGTAAAAATCATAGATAAGATACAGATATAAGTTGTAAAAAATATAAGTCCTAAATAACTAAAGTTCAATGTAAAGTTATACTTTTCTAAAAAATACTTTGTAATTAATATAAAGTAATTATGTATAAAAAATATAGGAAAGCTATAGTCAGCTAAAAGCGATAGTGGTTTTTCTATAAAAATCCATTTTTTATCTTGAATTTTATAAAATAAACCAACAAAGAATAGACACACTATTATTTTTTGTATTCCCATTAAGTCAATGCCATTATAAGCAAACATATTAGCTTTATGCATATTCATAAATTTATTTATGTGTACTTGAAAAATTCCCATTCCTACCCAAAGTAAAAATATAAAAGAATTATGTTTTTTAAATAAGGTAAAAGTTTTTCTTTATTTTGTGATGTATATATTCCAAGACAATAAGCTGGAGAAAAATAAAGTAATGCCTGAATAACATTGATATGTAAATTATGTGCAGGTCTGTGTATTATCATTCCTATAAGAAGTCCAATTATAATGACAGCTATCTTTCCTTTTTTAGCTTCAATATATCTTATAAATATTGGAGAAGATATAAAAAGCACAAAGGCAAAGGGGATATACCAAGTAGAATCAAGAAGGGCTCCAGAAAGATACATAAGTATTAATCTAATTATATCAGATAAATTTATAGATTTTTCTGTAAGGGTTTCCGGAAATCTAATCATTATAATAGGAGTAATTATAATTAAGTATGGGAGAAAAACATTTTTAAATTTATTTTTCATAAATTTTTTAAAGTTGAACCCTCTAGAATAAAAAATATGATGAAATAAAAAACCAGATATAAAGACAAAAAGTGATGTTCCTCCAGTAGTCATAGTAAAAAAAAGTTTTCTGAAAAATGGATTACCGATGGGATTACTAAGATTAAAAAAATTAGTAATATAGAAAGAGTGCCCCATAACAATTAAAAAAATTGCAAATCCCCTAAAATAATTTAAAAAATTTAAGTACATAAATTCCTCCTTTCAAGTAGTTATTTTATAGATATACTAACATTTTTTTATGGCAAAAAAAGAAAAGATATACTTAGAAATAAATAAAAAATTAAATAATTTTTGGACAAAATTATGGGTTTTATGATATAATTGAATGTAAAAACCTATTGATAGAAAGAGGGAAATTAATGAGAATTTTAGTGGTAGGAGATATAGTTGGAAGCCCAGGAAGAGAGACTTTAAAAACTTTTTTAGAGAAAAAAGGAAAAGAGTATGACTTTATAATTGTAAATGGAGAAAATGCTGCTGCTGGATTTGGACTTACAGCAAAATTAGCTGACCAATTACAAGAGTGGGGTTGTGATGTAATAACTAGTGGAAATCATATTTGGGATAAAAAAGAGCTATATGAATACTTAGATAGAAGTGATAGAGTTTTAAGACCAGCTAACTATCCAGATGAAAATACACCAGGTAAAGGATATACAATAGTAAAAGATAGAAAGGGAAATAAAATAGGAGTAGTATCTATTCAAGGAAGAGTATTTATGGTACCTATTGATTGTCCTTTTAAAAAAGCTAAAGAGATAATAAAAGAGATTAGGAAAGAGACAAAATTTATAATAGTAGATTTTCATGCTGAAGCAACATCAGAAAAAATTGCTATGGGTTGGCATTTAGATGGTTATGCTTCTGTAGTATTTGGAACTCATACACATATACAGACAGCTGATGAGAGAATTTTACCAGAGGGAACAGGGTATATTACAGATGTTGGAATGACAGGTTCAGAAAATGGAGTAATAGGAATGAAAGTTCAATCTGTATTACCAAAATTTTTAAACTCTCTTCCTCAAAGATTTGAGATAGCAGAAGGAAATGAAAGACTTTGTGGATTGGATATAGAGCTAGATGAGGAAACTGGAGAGTGTAAAAAAATAGAGAGAATTAGTAAAACACTTATGGAGATATCATATTTATAAGGAGTGAAGAATGAAAGTAGTAGAGATAAAAGTAATATATGAAAGTGATGATATAGAGAGAGCTACTAAAGAGATTTCAGATATATTTTATGGGTTTGGAGTAACTGGATTAAAGATAGAAGAACCAATGAAAAGTAAAAATCCGTTAGATTTTTATAAAAATGAGAAGGAATTTTTAATGGTAGACCATGCTATTTCTGCTTACTTTCCATTAAATCCTTATGCTGAAAAAAGAAAGATGGCAATATTATCTACTTTTGAAGAAAAATTTGCTGATAGAGATGATATAATCTATACAGTTGATTTTTATGAGTATGATGAAGAAGACTATCAAAATAGCTGGAAAAAATATTTATTCCCAGAAAAAGTAAGTGAAAAATTTGTAGTAAAACCTACTTGGAGAGAGTATACTCCAGAAGCTGATGAACTTATAATAGAATTAGATCCAGGAAGAGCTTTTGGTACAGGTTCACACCCTACTACTTCACTATGTTTAAAACTTATGGAAGAGAATATCTCTGAAGGAGATAGTGTAATAGATGTAGGAACAGGTTCTGGAATACTTATGATTGCAGCTGATAGACTTGGAGCTAGTGAAATATATGGAACTGATATAGATGAATTAGCAGTTGAATCAGCTAAAGAAAATCTTGAATTAAATAAAATTAGTGAAGAGAAAGCTAAAGTTTATAAAGGAGATTTAATCTCTGTTGTTGAGAATAAGAAATTTGATGTAGTTGTGGCTAATATTCTAGCTGATGTACTACTTATACTTTTACATGATATTTCAAAGGTTGTAAAACCAAATGGAAAGATTATCTTCTCTGGAATTATTGAAGATAAATGTGAGTTATTAAAAAGAGAAGTAGAGAGTTTAGGATTTACAGTAGAAGAGATAAAAGCTGATAAAGAGTGGAGAGCTATGCTTATAAAAGCATAATTAGGAGGGAAAATGAAAGAGTTTATAGTTACAGTAGATGGACCTGCTGGAAGTGGAAAGAGTACAATAGCTAAAATAATTGCTAAGAAGTATGGATTTACATATCTAGATACTGGAGCTATGTATAGAATGATAGCCCTTTATGCTTTAGAGAATAGTATTGACTTACAAGATAGCAAAGCTATTGAAACTATGCTTAAAAATACAAAGTTAGATATTGTAGGAAATCAATTTTTTCTAAATGGAAAAGATGTTTCTGATGAGATAAGAACTCCTAGAGTAAGTGCAATAGTATCTCCAGTGTCTGCAATAAAAGAGGTAAGAGTAAAACTTGTAGATTTACAAAGAGAAATAAGCAAAGGAAAGAGTGTTATCTTAGATGGTAGAGATATAGGTACAGTAGTATTTCCAAGTGGAGATGTAAAGATATATTTAGTAGCTTCTCCAGAGGAAAGAGCCAAAAGAAGACTTAAGGAGTATGAAGAAAAAGGAGTAGAGGCTGATTATGAATCAGTATTAGCATCTATTAAAGAGAGAGATTTTATAGACTCTACTAGAAAGGAAAGTCCTCTAAAAAAAGCTGAAGATGCTCATGAGATAGATAGTAGTACTATGAGTATTGATGAGGTAGTAGAGGTTATTTCTAAATATATAGATGAAAAAATAGGAGCTTAAAATGTTTTATCAAATAATTAGAAGGATATTACAACCTTTTATTCTAATTTTAATGATGATAGGTGGAAAAAAGGGAGAGTTCTTAAAAAAAAGATTGAAACAAGATTTTTCTTCACTAAAAAAAGAAGAGTATATATGGGTACACTGTTCATCAGTAGGAGAGATAAATCTTTCTGAAACTCTAATAAAAAAACTTTTAGATAATAGAAAAGAGAGAATACTTCTGACTATGTTTACTGACACTGGAATAGGAGTAGCCAGAGATAAATTTGTAAAAAATGAGAGAGTAGATATTTTTTATTTTCCATTAGATGATAGAAAAAATATTTTAGATATTTTAAAGAGAATAAAGTTAAATCTATTGATTTTAGTGGAAACAGAGATTTGGCCAAATTTAATAACAGAGATTGGCAGAAAATCTAAAGTTATTATAGTAAATGGAAGAATTTCTGATAGGAGCTTTAGGAGGTATCAAAAACTATCTAGTTATTTAAAAAAAATATTTTTGTATGTAGATAGATTTTATATGCAAAGTGATGAAGATAGTAGAAGAATAATAGAGATAGGTGCTGAAAAAAGTAGAGTAGAAACTCTTGGAAATTTAAAGTTTGATATCTCATTTCAAGAGTATAGTGAAGATGAGAAAAGAGAGTTAAGAGAGCTTTTTAGTGTAGAGGGAAGGAAGGTATTTACTGCTGGAAGCAGTAGAAGTGGAGAGTATGAAATTTTACTAGATACCTTTAAAGAGATGGAAGATACAGTTTTGATCTTGGTTCCTAGACATATAGAGAGAACTCCACAGATAGAGGAGATTGTAAAAAAATATGGTTTTACCTACAAAAAGTATAGTGAGATTGAGCAAAAATCTTTAGGTAAAACTGATATAGTTATTGTGGATAAAATAGGGGTATTGAGAAAGATATATTCTATTACAGATATAGCTTTTGTAGGAGGAACTTTAGTAAATATAGGGGGACATAGTTTACTTGAACCACTATTTTATGGAAAGACTCCAATTTTTGGACCATATCTACAAAATGTAAAGGAGATATCTAAGGAGATATTGGAACTAAATTTAGGCTATAAGGTAAAGGATACTACTGAGTTTTTACAAGCTATTAAAAATATAGAGAAGAATCAAGAAAAATCTTATGAGAAGATAAGGGAGCTTTTTAAGAAAAATAGCAGGACAGCTGATAAGATTATAGAGAAGTTAAACAAATTGTAATGGAGGAAAAATGGAAGATTTAAGAGAAAATCTATGGAGTCACTTCTTTAAAAGTCCAAGAAAAAACTATAATCCATATATGTTTAGACTTTTGGACTATCCAGAGTACATTATCTATGATAAAAAGATAATGGATTCATACAAAGGAAAGTGGCATGAGTTTTTTGGAAATGATAATCCAATATATTTAGAAATAGGTTCTGGTAGTGGAAACTTTGCTCAAGGTATGGCAAAGAGATATCCTGAGAGAAATCATATGGGACTTGAATTGAGATTTAAAAGACTTGTACTATCAGCTAATAAGGTAAAAAGAGATGGATCAACTAATGCACTTTTCTTGAGAAGAAGAGGAGAAGAGATACTTGAGTTTGTAGCTGAAAATGAAGTTGATGGTATATATGTAAACTTCCCAGATCCTTGGGAAGAGAATGAAAAAAATAGAGTTGTACAGGAGAGTTTTTTCAAAACTTTAGATGTGATACTTAAAAAAGGTGGAATGTTTTACTTTAAAACTGACCACGATAAATATTATCAAGATGTAATTGATTTAGTAGAGAGCTTAGATGGATATAGAGTAGTGTATCATACTGCAGACTTACATAAGAGTGAAAAGGCAGCAGACAATATAAAGACAGAGTTTGAACAACTATTTTTATGTAAACATAACAAAAATATTAACTATATTGAAATTGAAAAAATAAAGTAGGCTAGTAGGAGGTAACAATGGCTGGATATGTAGTAGTAGGAACTCAATGGGGTGACGAAGGAAAGGGAAAAATTATAGATGTATTAGCAGATAGAGCTGATTACGTTGTAAGATTCCAAGGTGGAAACAATGCAGGACACACTGTAGTAGTAAATGGAGAGAAATTTATATTAAAACTTTTACCTTCAGGAGTATTACATGGTGGAACTTGTATAATAGGACCAGGAGTTGTAGTAGATCCAAAAGTATTATTAGATGAGTTAGCATCATTAGAGACTAGAGGAGCTAGAACAGACCATGTTTTAATAAGTGATAGAGCACATGTTATTATGCCTTATCATGTAAAATTAGATGAATTAAAAGAAGCAAATGCTGGAGAGATGAAAATAGGAACTACTAAAAAGGGAATAGGACCATGTTATGCTGATAAAATCTGGAGAGATGGAATCAGAATGGTAGACCTATTAGATATGGATAAATTTGCTAAAAAATTAAAATATAATTTAGAAGCCAAAAATGAAATAATAACAAAAATCTATGGAGCTGAACCATTAGACTATGATAAGATACTAGCTGATTATACTGAATATGCAAATAAAATAAGACATAGAATAATTGATACTATCCCTGTAGTAAATAAAGCTCTTGATGAAGATAAGTTAGTTTTATTTGAGGGAGCACAAGCACTAATGCTAGATATTAACTATGGAACATATCCATTTGTAACTTCATCTTCACCAACTACAGGAGGAGTTACTACAGGAGCTGGAGTATCACCTAGAAAGATAGACAAAGGAATTGGAGTTATGAAAGCTTATACTACAAGAGTTGGAGAAGGTCCTTTTGTAACTGAATTACATGGAGAATTTGGAGAGAAAGTAAGACAACTTGGTGGAGAGTATGGTGCTGTAACTGGTAGACCAAGAAGATGTGGTTGGTTAGACTTAGTAGTAGGAAAATACGCTACAATGATAAATGGTCTTACAGATATAGTTATTACTAAGATAGATGTATTAAGTGGATTAGGAACTTTAAAAATTTGTACTGCTTATGAAGTAGATGGAGAGATTTATGAATTTATGCCAGCAGATACTGAAATGTTATATAGAGCAAAACCTGTATATGAAGAGTTACCTGGATGGGATGAAGATATAACTCAAGTAAAATGTTATGATGATTTACCAGAAAATTGTAAGAAGTATTTAAAGAGAATTGAAGAGATTGTTGGATGCCCAATATCTGTTGTATCAGTTGGACCAGATAGAAGCCAAAATATTCATATTAGAGAGATCTAATAGTTGAAAAAAGAGATGGAGTTATTGTAATTGATATTTACAATATCCCCATCTTTTTTTATATATAAGGAAATTATAATTTGACTTTTTAAGAGAAAAATAAGGAATTAGTTAATATTTCTATTAGAAGTTTAATAAAATAAGAAAAAATAAATATTTTTGTAACACAAAAAAGCTGATTTTAATCAGCGCTACCAACAATATTCTTTCCAACAAATGGAGCCTTTTGATATATTAAAATATGAAATTCTTCTTACTTTCATTTTAATTTTACAATTAAAACAATAGAAAGGATTTATTCCAAATGTTTTCCAGATTTCTAGTTGATAAAATGTAGTTTTAGTATATTGTAATTTATATTTTTTTATTTTAGAGATAATAAATTTAAGTTCTTTTTTTATATTTCTAGAATAAATACCAAATCTCCTAATCATTTTAAAATTTTTAGGAGGAATATGAATAATTAATTTAGAAAGAAATTCTTCTACTTCCATAGTAACTTCAACTTTTTCTTTATTATTAGAAAGATCTTCATAATAGAAGGTAACTTTATTGTCAGAAAAATCTAGTATTTTATATTCAGCGATAGGAGCGCGAGATAAATATCTCCCAATATATTTGATAGCCGAAACATTATTATTTAAATCATTTTTAGCAACGTCAAAGAAAAATCTTGTATCTTTTTTATANNNNNNNNNNNNNNNNNNNNNNNNNNNNNNNNNNNNNNNNNNNNNNNNNNNNNNNNNNNNNNNNNNNNNNNNNNNNNNNNNNNNNNNNNNNNNNNNNNNNAAATTTTAAATTTATGAGCGCTACCGCACAGAGGGCATTGATAAACAATGAAAGCTTTATCAATTGAACAAGCAAGAAATTTTTGAATAGTCTCTTCAATGTAAAGAAAATGATTATAGTAAAAATATTTTTTGACATGAGTTAAAAGATTTGATATATTAATATCAGAGAATATGTGTTTTAAAAGCATGTATATCTCCTTTTGTATATTTTGTTTGGCGACTATATTATACAAAAAAAGAGAGCTGAGTAAAGCATTTTTTTAATGCTACTCAGCTTTTTTTATTTTAAAAAAAATGTTATAATAGAAAAAATATTTAAAAAATTTTAGAGGGATAGGTATGAGGATAGCAATAGTAGGAGCTGCAGATTCGGTAGATAAAATATACAATATATTAGAAAAAAAATATATAGATATAGAATTTGTATTAAAAAAAGAGGATAAAATAGAAAAAATCCATGAAGTACTGG
This window harbors:
- the miaA gene encoding tRNA (adenosine(37)-N6)-dimethylallyltransferase MiaA; the encoded protein is MKKGIVIAGPTGVGKTALSIKLAKLLDADIISADSAQVYRGMDIGTAKITFEEMEGVPHYMLDILEPIKKYSVGDFQKDVDRILKEEEKKDRFVILTGGTGLYINSITEGLSDLPASDTKMREEFMQKSSEELYEELKKVDPEGAEEIHPNNKKRVERALEVYKLTGEKFSILSKKNIKNNSYDFLKIALERGRENLYERINMRVDIMIEQGLEEEVRELYNKYGEILRKINIIGYSEFIDYFKGEITYEEAVDKIKQNSRRYAKRQFTWFKNDHTYIWYNLDELSENEIIEDVVKKLNIEIE
- a CDS encoding ATP-binding protein, translated to MKPNEVKITVPSSLENLSLIRAMVKIYLELHQVSQRDVFQLLSVVDELSTNVVEHGYEYKPGDIILEIQKSNDIIRLVVEDNGVGFDEEKLSKEEGGMGLFIARAIADDFKIEKKLNGTLFRVEKKVKEAE
- a CDS encoding STAS domain-containing protein, producing the protein MVNNFEILEKNLGEIKELKVVGELDALVAPKLKERITKLVEGDSTKFIIDFEEVTHINSLAMGILRGKLKVVKEMGGDIKLIKLNEHIKTIFEMIGLDEIFEIYETEDEAVANFK
- the rny gene encoding ribonuclease Y, which translates into the protein MSTVLGIGLIIIGLGIVFAILYKKSVIDKKINELNDLEDEVTKSKIKAKEIIENAEKDAQAKGKEIELKAKEHAYSIKEEAEKEIKNAKNELLQKEARLTKKEETLDNKIEKLELKSQELEKTTEELEAKKEEIEAIKLKQEDELERISGLSKTEAKEILIAKLRDDLTHETAVAIREFENKLEDEKDRISRRILSTAIGKASAEYVVDATVSVVNLPNDEMKGRIIGREGRNIRAIEALTGVDIIIDDTPEAVVLSSFDGVKREIARLAIEKLITDGRIHPGKIEEVVNKARKEIEKEIVDAGEGALIELGIPGMHPEIIRTLGRLKYRTSYGQNVLTHSIEVAKLAANLAAEIGADTELAKRAGLLHDVGKVLESDIEASHALIGGEFLKKFGEKQDVLNAVMAHHNEVEFETVEAIIVQAADAVSASRPGARRETLTAYLKRLESLEEIANSFSGVESSFAIQAGRELRIIVNPEAMSDDEATKMARDVAKKIEESMQYPGQIKVTIVRETRAVDYAK
- a CDS encoding acyltransferase family protein; this translates as MYLNFLNYFRGFAIFLIVMGHSFYITNFFNLSNPIGNPFFRKLFFTMTTGGTSLFVFISGFLFHHIFYSRGFNFKKFMKNKFKNVFLPYLIIITPIIMIRFPETLTEKSINLSDIIRLILMYLSGALLDSTWYIPFAFVLFISSPIFIRYIEAKKGKIAVIIIGLLIGMIIHRPAHNLHINVIQALLYFSPAYCLGIYTSQNKEKLLPYLKNIILLYFYFG
- a CDS encoding TIGR00282 family metallophosphoesterase, with the translated sequence MRILVVGDIVGSPGRETLKTFLEKKGKEYDFIIVNGENAAAGFGLTAKLADQLQEWGCDVITSGNHIWDKKELYEYLDRSDRVLRPANYPDENTPGKGYTIVKDRKGNKIGVVSIQGRVFMVPIDCPFKKAKEIIKEIRKETKFIIVDFHAEATSEKIAMGWHLDGYASVVFGTHTHIQTADERILPEGTGYITDVGMTGSENGVIGMKVQSVLPKFLNSLPQRFEIAEGNERLCGLDIELDEETGECKKIERISKTLMEISYL
- the prmA gene encoding 50S ribosomal protein L11 methyltransferase, producing the protein MKVVEIKVIYESDDIERATKEISDIFYGFGVTGLKIEEPMKSKNPLDFYKNEKEFLMVDHAISAYFPLNPYAEKRKMAILSTFEEKFADRDDIIYTVDFYEYDEEDYQNSWKKYLFPEKVSEKFVVKPTWREYTPEADELIIELDPGRAFGTGSHPTTSLCLKLMEENISEGDSVIDVGTGSGILMIAADRLGASEIYGTDIDELAVESAKENLELNKISEEKAKVYKGDLISVVENKKFDVVVANILADVLLILLHDISKVVKPNGKIIFSGIIEDKCELLKREVESLGFTVEEIKADKEWRAMLIKA
- the cmk gene encoding (d)CMP kinase; translation: MKEFIVTVDGPAGSGKSTIAKIIAKKYGFTYLDTGAMYRMIALYALENSIDLQDSKAIETMLKNTKLDIVGNQFFLNGKDVSDEIRTPRVSAIVSPVSAIKEVRVKLVDLQREISKGKSVILDGRDIGTVVFPSGDVKIYLVASPEERAKRRLKEYEEKGVEADYESVLASIKERDFIDSTRKESPLKKAEDAHEIDSSTMSIDEVVEVISKYIDEKIGA
- a CDS encoding 3-deoxy-D-manno-octulosonic acid transferase, with the translated sequence MFYQIIRRILQPFILILMMIGGKKGEFLKKRLKQDFSSLKKEEYIWVHCSSVGEINLSETLIKKLLDNRKERILLTMFTDTGIGVARDKFVKNERVDIFYFPLDDRKNILDILKRIKLNLLILVETEIWPNLITEIGRKSKVIIVNGRISDRSFRRYQKLSSYLKKIFLYVDRFYMQSDEDSRRIIEIGAEKSRVETLGNLKFDISFQEYSEDEKRELRELFSVEGRKVFTAGSSRSGEYEILLDTFKEMEDTVLILVPRHIERTPQIEEIVKKYGFTYKKYSEIEQKSLGKTDIVIVDKIGVLRKIYSITDIAFVGGTLVNIGGHSLLEPLFYGKTPIFGPYLQNVKEISKEILELNLGYKVKDTTEFLQAIKNIEKNQEKSYEKIRELFKKNSRTADKIIEKLNKL
- the trmB gene encoding tRNA (guanosine(46)-N7)-methyltransferase TrmB, with protein sequence MEDLRENLWSHFFKSPRKNYNPYMFRLLDYPEYIIYDKKIMDSYKGKWHEFFGNDNPIYLEIGSGSGNFAQGMAKRYPERNHMGLELRFKRLVLSANKVKRDGSTNALFLRRRGEEILEFVAENEVDGIYVNFPDPWEENEKNRVVQESFFKTLDVILKKGGMFYFKTDHDKYYQDVIDLVESLDGYRVVYHTADLHKSEKAADNIKTEFEQLFLCKHNKNINYIEIEKIK
- a CDS encoding adenylosuccinate synthase gives rise to the protein MAGYVVVGTQWGDEGKGKIIDVLADRADYVVRFQGGNNAGHTVVVNGEKFILKLLPSGVLHGGTCIIGPGVVVDPKVLLDELASLETRGARTDHVLISDRAHVIMPYHVKLDELKEANAGEMKIGTTKKGIGPCYADKIWRDGIRMVDLLDMDKFAKKLKYNLEAKNEIITKIYGAEPLDYDKILADYTEYANKIRHRIIDTIPVVNKALDEDKLVLFEGAQALMLDINYGTYPFVTSSSPTTGGVTTGAGVSPRKIDKGIGVMKAYTTRVGEGPFVTELHGEFGEKVRQLGGEYGAVTGRPRRCGWLDLVVGKYATMINGLTDIVITKIDVLSGLGTLKICTAYEVDGEIYEFMPADTEMLYRAKPVYEELPGWDEDITQVKCYDDLPENCKKYLKRIEEIVGCPISVVSVGPDRSQNIHIREI
- a CDS encoding transposase, which produces YKKDTRFFFDVAKNDLNNNVSAIKYIGRYLSRAPIAEYKILDFSDNKVTFYYEDLSNNKEKVEVTMEVEEFLSKLIIHIPPKNFKMIRRFGIYSRNIKKELKFIISKIKKYKLQYTKTTFYQLEIWKTFGINPFYCFNCKIKMKVRRISYFNISKGSICWKEYCW